Proteins encoded in a region of the Methanofollis tationis genome:
- a CDS encoding TIGR03557 family F420-dependent LLM class oxidoreductase — protein sequence METKVGYFASLEQYKPRDALEQTIRAENVGFDSVWADDHFHPWYHTNAQSAQAWAWMGAALEATKKVFISTCITCPIMRYNPAIVAQTFATLRQMYPGRVGIAVGAGEAMNEVPVTGEWPSVPERQDMTVEAIGVMRQLWGGQEPVTFKGKYYTLDKAFLYTKPDDEVPLYFSGMGPKGARLAGKYGDHLMTVAADPSVLKNVTIPNFVKGAADSGKDPSKMERAMLIWYSVDPDYEKAIEGLRFWAGCLVPAMFKYKVYDSKEVEVHANLVGHDMMKENYMVATDAEDLIKEIERFKAAGITHFCLGNSSPDVNLGIDVFKDVIPHVKD from the coding sequence ATGGAGACAAAAGTTGGCTACTTCGCGTCTCTGGAGCAATACAAACCCAGAGATGCACTGGAACAGACTATAAGAGCAGAAAATGTCGGCTTCGACTCGGTCTGGGCTGACGACCACTTCCACCCCTGGTACCACACCAATGCTCAGTCCGCACAGGCCTGGGCCTGGATGGGTGCGGCCCTTGAAGCAACGAAGAAGGTCTTTATTTCCACCTGCATCACCTGCCCGATCATGAGGTACAACCCGGCGATCGTTGCGCAGACATTTGCAACCCTGAGGCAGATGTACCCCGGCAGAGTGGGCATCGCCGTCGGCGCCGGTGAGGCGATGAACGAAGTGCCGGTGACCGGCGAATGGCCGAGCGTGCCCGAGCGCCAGGACATGACGGTGGAGGCCATCGGCGTGATGCGCCAGCTCTGGGGCGGTCAGGAGCCCGTCACCTTCAAGGGGAAGTATTACACCCTCGACAAGGCGTTCCTTTACACCAAGCCCGACGACGAGGTACCCCTCTACTTCAGCGGCATGGGCCCGAAGGGAGCACGCCTCGCCGGCAAGTACGGCGACCACCTGATGACGGTGGCGGCAGACCCCTCGGTGCTGAAGAACGTCACGATCCCGAACTTTGTCAAGGGTGCAGCCGATTCTGGAAAGGACCCGAGCAAGATGGAGCGTGCGATGCTCATCTGGTACTCGGTCGATCCCGACTATGAGAAGGCAATCGAAGGCCTCCGCTTCTGGGCCGGGTGCCTGGTCCCTGCCATGTTCAAGTACAAGGTCTACGACTCCAAGGAAGTCGAGGTCCACGCAAACCTTGTCGGGCATGACATGATGAAAGAAAACTACATGGTCGCGACCGATGCGGAAGACCTCATCAAGGAGATCGAGAGATTCAAGGCCGCCGGCATCACTCACTTCTGCCTCGGGAATTCAAGCCCCGACGTGAACCTGGGCATTGATGTCTTCAAGGACGTCATTCCGCACGTCAAGGACTAA
- a CDS encoding PAS domain-containing protein codes for MEEYQEKLIAVREYLREKSPQKMSISAISRNLEINRGTVAKYLDILRINGQVTMAHYGKSKLYTISERIPTASLFDYTTDIIVIMDAGARILMANKSFFSKFDVLKERELVGTNIFNMGIDIFSDPSIQKNINRMIRGERFLREMEHIDENTNQIYSIKFIPTVSLDGNKNSMIALRDITDQKQTAEALSISDEKLRTIFKKVPSGILFFNESGNITNANGASLRMLGVDHYQDLMQTNLFDLFCRKERIKSALINGEIGEIEFICDFDRLKRERIMPTSKSGIAYFEASFTHISSETGFQEYAILFMDATAERLAKKELKFNEARYRSFFNDTCTGVLIYQPVDGGDDFVIKDVNQALEIILQVKKEEVIGKKLFVTFPDLPVRSVRQALNRVDSTGVPEVVPPLQYIRNETSPWLTHFIFKLPTGEIASFMMDLSEDVREEVTYRKMLCNENC; via the coding sequence ATGGAAGAGTATCAGGAGAAACTCATTGCCGTTCGGGAGTATCTCAGGGAGAAAAGCCCGCAAAAAATGTCTATTTCGGCCATTTCCAGAAATCTTGAGATAAACCGGGGGACGGTAGCCAAATACCTGGACATTCTCAGGATCAACGGCCAGGTGACAATGGCGCATTACGGCAAATCAAAATTATACACCATTTCCGAACGAATCCCGACGGCATCCCTCTTCGATTATACGACAGACATCATCGTCATCATGGACGCCGGTGCCCGGATCCTGATGGCAAATAAAAGTTTTTTTTCCAAATTCGACGTATTAAAAGAGAGAGAACTGGTAGGAACCAATATTTTTAACATGGGGATCGATATTTTTTCCGATCCCTCGATTCAAAAAAATATCAATCGAATGATCCGGGGAGAACGATTTCTCCGCGAGATGGAGCATATCGACGAGAACACCAACCAGATCTATTCGATCAAATTCATTCCGACCGTTTCTCTGGACGGAAACAAGAACAGCATGATCGCCCTGAGGGACATTACCGATCAAAAACAAACCGCAGAGGCCCTCTCCATCAGCGACGAGAAGTTACGGACTATTTTTAAAAAAGTCCCGAGCGGCATATTGTTCTTCAACGAATCGGGAAACATCACCAATGCAAACGGCGCCTCCCTCAGGATGCTCGGCGTGGACCATTACCAGGATCTGATGCAGACGAATCTCTTCGATCTCTTCTGCCGAAAAGAACGGATAAAAAGTGCCCTGATCAACGGAGAGATCGGGGAAATAGAATTCATCTGCGATTTTGATCGTTTAAAGCGAGAACGGATTATGCCCACCTCAAAGTCGGGAATTGCATATTTTGAAGCGTCATTCACTCATATCTCCAGTGAAACCGGATTTCAGGAGTATGCCATCCTCTTTATGGACGCTACGGCAGAGAGACTGGCAAAAAAAGAGCTTAAATTCAACGAAGCACGCTATCGTTCATTCTTTAACGACACCTGCACCGGTGTCCTGATCTACCAGCCTGTTGACGGCGGCGACGATTTCGTCATCAAAGACGTCAACCAGGCCCTCGAAATTATTTTGCAGGTGAAAAAAGAGGAGGTGATCGGGAAGAAACTCTTCGTCACATTCCCCGACCTCCCGGTCAGGAGCGTGCGTCAGGCGTTGAACCGGGTGGACAGCACCGGGGTTCCCGAGGTTGTCCCGCCCCTCCAGTATATCAGGAACGAAACATCCCCATGGCTCACGCATTTTATCTTCAAACTGCCGACCGGGGAGATCGCCTCGTTTATGATGGATCTTTCCGAGGACGTGAGAGAAGAAGTGACGTATCGAAAAATGCTCTGCAACGAAAATTGTTAG
- a CDS encoding GmrSD restriction endonuclease domain-containing protein yields MPDFQREFEWEPRDIKELMRSIFLDYYIGSLLLWKGKEENFDALSCEPIYGYNLGGRPEYIVLDGQQRLTAMYYAFFAPDVTLPRRTKRAYYFLRVDLFMAEEYDEAFYYDWLSQRTSRLMNDQAIQFEEHIFPLSIIGSGGWKLPNWVQGYEQFWKDRTRKMEEEGDLAGAREAAQHVTNARTFGEHLKEITEQYQISYIELDRDLAIDKVCDIFTQINSRGVRLDVFDLMNALLKPKGLQLKQMWRNAKPRLAFVDTEKMNVYILQVMSILRQAYCSPKYLYFLMPGQDKPVRGPDGTRRREVLVQDTADFETHWDHAVEAIETAIKLLRHPQEFGAISPRYLPYVSILPAFAALQAHVKTLPATRRLDAQRKIRHWYWASVFTNRYSGSVESTSARDFLDIKTWFDDDSAAPSLIQEFKSRFTTLDLRRGVKRGSSVYNGIFNLLVLQGARDLTTGNVPQHDDLDDHHIVPVAWGDVYLQKNQVHTILNRTPLTEDTNRNVIRDRLPNAYLPEMIAENGESNVRAILESHFISPAAMAILLRDPFTPEDFEAFITERQRTIQQAVESLLIKERLDLPPHLRDLDEDIEQVELGLRNVITAALEDDSARVPLQFLQKADERILSAARKNPAVDIEQYGRLAGKLEYCDLREVQGIIVSKALWPVFEQRFTNKDMLIGKFNQLAELRNGIRHSRSVDEITRKEGEAAILWFGQVLRK; encoded by the coding sequence ATTCCCGACTTCCAGCGAGAATTCGAGTGGGAACCACGGGACATCAAGGAGTTAATGCGTTCAATCTTTCTCGATTACTATATCGGTAGCCTGCTGCTGTGGAAAGGCAAGGAGGAAAACTTCGATGCACTTTCCTGCGAACCGATTTATGGCTATAATCTGGGTGGCAGGCCAGAATACATCGTACTGGACGGGCAGCAGCGGTTGACGGCGATGTATTATGCCTTCTTCGCCCCAGACGTCACACTTCCCCGGCGGACAAAACGCGCCTACTATTTTTTGCGCGTGGATCTCTTCATGGCTGAGGAATACGACGAGGCATTCTACTACGACTGGCTCTCGCAGCGTACCTCAAGGCTGATGAACGATCAGGCGATCCAGTTCGAGGAACATATCTTTCCACTCTCCATCATCGGTTCTGGAGGCTGGAAGTTGCCGAACTGGGTTCAGGGCTACGAGCAGTTCTGGAAAGATCGGACAAGGAAGATGGAAGAAGAAGGCGATCTGGCCGGTGCCAGGGAGGCAGCCCAGCACGTCACGAACGCTCGGACCTTCGGCGAACACCTGAAGGAGATCACAGAGCAGTACCAGATCTCCTACATCGAACTTGATCGCGACCTTGCCATCGATAAAGTATGTGACATTTTCACCCAGATCAACAGCCGCGGTGTTCGTCTGGACGTCTTTGACCTGATGAACGCGCTGCTCAAGCCAAAGGGGCTTCAGCTCAAACAGATGTGGCGCAACGCAAAGCCTCGCCTGGCATTTGTCGATACCGAGAAGATGAATGTCTACATCCTCCAGGTGATGTCAATCCTCCGTCAGGCATACTGTTCGCCCAAGTACCTCTACTTCCTGATGCCTGGTCAGGACAAGCCAGTGCGAGGGCCGGACGGTACCAGGCGGAGAGAAGTGCTCGTGCAGGATACTGCAGATTTCGAGACGCACTGGGATCACGCAGTTGAAGCGATCGAGACGGCAATAAAACTCCTGCGCCACCCCCAGGAATTTGGGGCGATCTCGCCCAGATATCTCCCCTACGTCTCAATCCTTCCCGCGTTTGCTGCACTACAGGCGCATGTGAAGACACTTCCAGCCACTCGCCGTCTTGATGCCCAGCGGAAGATCCGGCACTGGTACTGGGCGAGCGTCTTCACCAACCGCTATTCGGGTTCTGTGGAGTCAACCAGTGCGCGTGACTTCCTGGATATTAAAACATGGTTTGATGATGATAGCGCGGCGCCCTCACTGATCCAGGAGTTCAAGAGCCGTTTTACCACCCTTGACCTGCGCCGGGGGGTGAAACGGGGCAGTTCAGTCTATAACGGGATCTTCAACCTGCTGGTGTTGCAGGGCGCCCGCGACCTGACGACAGGCAATGTTCCGCAACACGATGATCTCGATGATCACCATATCGTTCCGGTAGCGTGGGGAGATGTATACCTGCAAAAAAATCAGGTCCACACCATCCTGAACCGTACGCCGCTCACAGAAGATACTAACAGGAACGTCATCAGAGATCGGCTTCCGAATGCCTATCTCCCCGAGATGATCGCAGAGAACGGCGAGTCAAATGTGCGCGCCATTCTGGAGTCACATTTTATCTCTCCTGCTGCTATGGCGATCCTCCTGCGCGATCCTTTCACACCCGAAGATTTCGAAGCGTTTATCACAGAGCGGCAGCGGACCATCCAGCAGGCTGTAGAGAGTCTGCTCATTAAGGAACGGCTGGATCTGCCTCCTCACCTGCGCGATCTAGATGAAGATATTGAGCAAGTGGAACTCGGTCTGCGCAACGTCATTACTGCGGCACTGGAGGACGATTCGGCACGGGTGCCGCTTCAGTTCCTGCAGAAGGCAGACGAGCGTATCCTGAGCGCTGCCAGAAAGAACCCGGCGGTGGACATTGAGCAGTATGGGAGGCTTGCGGGAAAGTTAGAATACTGTGATCTCCGCGAGGTGCAGGGAATCATTGTGAGCAAGGCTCTATGGCCGGTTTTTGAGCAGCGCTTTACCAATAAGGATATGCTGATCGGCAAATTTAACCAGCTTGCAGAACTTCGCAATGGTATCCGCCACAGCCGTAGCGTGGACGAGATCACACGCAAGGAAGGTGAGGCCGCCATACTCTGGTTTGGGCAAGTATTGAGGAAATAA
- a CDS encoding AAA family ATPase, with the protein MRRLGDDRSGEKDASIMNEPILKELHLTNFLSFGPETEPIPLGPLNVLIGPNGSGKSNLLEAISVLRAAPRDLSAPVKEAGGVRDWLWKGAQNPTATIEAIIHNPDRPDMPIRHSFSFVEHGRRFEVTAERIENRDPYAGYQYPLYYYQNENGRIRLSERPEFKTGVCSNAGESEERHLARDWIDPEKSILSQIKDPERYPVLSYLADHYSQFRLYREWTFGRYTPPRQLQKADLPTGYLLETCENLPLVLNSLRPHAKQEILEALNYLFPEIDDFNIQIEGGWVQLYLEEGAFSIPATRLSDGTLRYLCLIAILCHPNPPPLVCIEEPELGLHPDVLPHLADLLIAASERCQLIVTTHSDILVDALTGTPESIVVCEKSDGRTRVRRLNRDDLAAWLERYRLGELWLKGEIGGTRW; encoded by the coding sequence TTGCGGCGGTTGGGAGATGACCGTTCAGGAGAAAAGGATGCATCGATCATGAATGAACCAATATTGAAAGAACTCCACCTAACGAACTTTCTATCCTTCGGGCCGGAAACCGAACCAATTCCGCTCGGTCCGCTGAACGTGCTGATCGGCCCGAACGGCTCAGGCAAATCCAACCTGCTCGAAGCGATCAGTGTACTGCGTGCGGCACCCAGAGATCTTTCAGCACCAGTGAAGGAGGCCGGCGGCGTGCGCGACTGGTTGTGGAAAGGTGCGCAGAATCCCACTGCAACTATCGAGGCGATTATCCACAACCCGGATCGCCCCGATATGCCAATACGGCACAGTTTTTCCTTTGTGGAGCACGGCAGGCGGTTTGAAGTCACTGCAGAGCGGATCGAAAACCGAGACCCGTACGCAGGCTACCAGTATCCCCTCTATTATTACCAGAACGAGAACGGGCGGATCAGGTTGAGCGAGAGACCGGAGTTCAAGACCGGTGTCTGTTCAAATGCAGGGGAGAGCGAAGAGCGGCACCTGGCGAGGGACTGGATCGATCCTGAAAAATCAATTCTGTCCCAGATCAAAGATCCAGAGCGTTACCCGGTGCTCTCCTATCTGGCAGATCATTATAGTCAATTCCGCCTGTATCGAGAATGGACGTTCGGCCGCTATACCCCTCCAAGGCAACTGCAAAAGGCCGACCTTCCTACCGGGTACCTGCTGGAGACATGTGAAAATCTGCCTCTTGTTTTAAATTCACTGCGCCCTCACGCAAAACAGGAAATTCTTGAAGCGCTGAATTACCTCTTCCCTGAAATCGACGATTTCAACATACAGATCGAGGGCGGATGGGTCCAACTGTACCTGGAAGAGGGGGCGTTCAGCATCCCGGCAACCCGCCTCTCTGACGGTACGTTGCGCTACCTCTGCCTGATCGCAATTCTCTGCCACCCAAACCCCCCGCCGCTGGTCTGCATCGAGGAGCCCGAACTGGGTCTGCACCCCGACGTCCTGCCCCACCTGGCAGACCTGCTGATAGCGGCATCGGAGCGCTGCCAGTTGATTGTGACGACGCACTCGGATATTCTGGTGGATGCCCTGACCGGGACGCCGGAATCGATTGTTGTTTGCGAGAAAAGTGATGGCAGAACCAGGGTGCGGCGCCTGAACCGTGATGATCTTGCAGCATGGCTGGAGCGGTACCGCCTTGGCGAACTCTGGCTCAAGGGAGAAATCGGGGGAACACGCTGGTGA
- a CDS encoding DUF4276 family protein: protein MKAKIYLEGGGDSKELHSRCREGFRKLLESTGYRGRMPQLVACGSRDSTYHDFLTAHANSNADYIAMLVDSEDPVRDPEKTWDHLQERDGWERPDGGDDGQVLFMTTCMETWIASDPDTLRRHYGGCFRESALLPLKNIERRERREIQESLKDATRGCSNAYQKGQRSFEVLGALNPAALEDRLAAFRRMKRIMDERL from the coding sequence GTGAAGGCGAAGATTTACCTGGAGGGTGGTGGTGATTCCAAGGAATTGCATAGCCGTTGCCGTGAGGGCTTCAGAAAATTGCTGGAGTCTACAGGATACAGGGGGAGGATGCCGCAACTTGTCGCTTGCGGCAGTCGGGATTCCACATATCATGATTTTTTGACGGCGCACGCAAACAGCAACGCAGATTACATCGCCATGCTGGTAGACAGCGAGGATCCAGTGAGGGATCCGGAAAAGACCTGGGACCATCTCCAGGAGCGCGACGGGTGGGAGCGACCAGATGGCGGCGATGACGGGCAGGTGTTGTTTATGACCACCTGCATGGAGACCTGGATTGCAAGCGATCCCGATACTCTCAGGCGGCACTATGGCGGTTGTTTCAGAGAGTCGGCGTTGCTGCCACTGAAGAATATCGAGCGGCGTGAACGCCGTGAGATTCAGGAGAGCCTGAAAGATGCAACTCGTGGCTGCTCGAATGCCTATCAGAAGGGGCAGCGCTCTTTTGAGGTGTTGGGTGCACTCAACCCCGCGGCCCTGGAGGATCGTCTGGCGGCGTTTCGGCGCATGAAACGTATCATGGATGAGAGACTCTAA
- a CDS encoding TIGR04083 family peptide-modifying radical SAM enzyme, with translation MKTPFHIMLVPTLGCPAHCAYCWSSEEGSPVMSIETLREVAEWLREFRDDPATVTFHGGEPLLAGVAFYRQALPMLAEALSRQGCYFALQTNLWRMTPEMADVLAEYRVPIGSSIDGPRDLNDLQRGDGYFDKTMRGYEVARAHGLDVSFICTFTRHSVERREEIFQFFLENGFTLKLHPALPSLRGSEPEKWALAPEKYGELLVYLLDQALEHMGEIDVMNINDLCRCVFTRRGTVCTFADCMGNTFAIGPDGSIYPCYRFIGMPAYVMGHVRDRPTAEELAASPAGQLMQAYKEFVDGHCKECAHIRYCRGGCPYNAITPTGGEIRDVDPHCVAYKRIFDEINDRLNDEMFNAPSMMDANPFGPRRRKPAKPGVMTLMHRIVMK, from the coding sequence ACTGCGCATACTGCTGGAGTTCTGAGGAAGGATCCCCGGTCATGAGCATAGAGACCCTCAGGGAAGTGGCCGAATGGCTCAGGGAGTTCAGGGACGACCCCGCCACCGTCACCTTCCACGGCGGCGAACCCCTCCTTGCGGGCGTGGCGTTCTACCGGCAGGCGCTGCCGATGCTCGCCGAAGCGCTGAGCCGCCAGGGGTGCTATTTCGCGCTGCAGACCAACCTCTGGCGGATGACCCCGGAGATGGCCGACGTGCTGGCCGAATACCGCGTCCCCATCGGCTCCAGCATCGACGGCCCGCGGGACCTCAACGACCTCCAGCGGGGGGACGGCTACTTCGATAAGACGATGCGGGGCTACGAGGTCGCACGGGCCCACGGCCTCGACGTCAGTTTCATCTGCACCTTCACGCGCCACTCCGTGGAGCGCCGGGAGGAGATCTTCCAGTTCTTCCTGGAAAATGGGTTCACCCTCAAATTGCACCCGGCCCTGCCCTCCCTTCGCGGCTCAGAACCGGAGAAATGGGCGCTCGCCCCGGAAAAATACGGCGAACTGCTCGTCTACCTCCTCGATCAGGCCCTCGAGCATATGGGCGAGATCGACGTGATGAACATCAACGACCTCTGCCGATGCGTGTTCACCCGCCGCGGCACTGTCTGCACCTTCGCCGACTGCATGGGCAACACCTTTGCCATCGGGCCGGACGGCAGCATCTACCCCTGCTACCGCTTCATCGGGATGCCGGCCTACGTGATGGGGCATGTGCGCGACCGCCCGACCGCCGAAGAACTCGCCGCCTCGCCGGCCGGGCAGTTGATGCAGGCCTATAAGGAGTTCGTGGACGGGCACTGCAAGGAGTGTGCGCACATCAGGTACTGCCGGGGCGGGTGCCCGTACAATGCGATCACCCCGACCGGCGGGGAGATCAGGGACGTCGACCCACATTGCGTCGCGTATAAACGGATCTTCGACGAGATTAACGACCGGTTGAATGACGAGATGTTCAACGCACCCTCCATGATGGATGCAAACCCCTTCGGGCCGCGGCGGAGAAAACCTGCGAAGCCCGGCGTCATGACCCTGATGCACCGGATCGTGATGAAGTAG
- a CDS encoding DUF2070 family protein — protein MTEQSDGSDVRMAGLSKYIFTAPSWPRSLAIIIILGMLIDAASMRSESIVLFFGTLAFSVPGILTTLLTRPLIRTRGRMITWNRSALLAAAGTVFAVIVAIFPVALGLAAYLPLSFAIAMGLVFGIRMLVLAAIADYHLSRVVLPALPQSVLGIAAASLFFGPGYIALGAVLHLVFGFGCLLFIWFVERPLNKGFHISALNFINTFIEHMTDGSKRMEDFFREIGEEVTVPQVTLAFEREGKDGIIFTVPNVHPGPMGEIGGGNLTKRIHDAFPEEVLTTHGCSTHDFNLVSESESEKIVAAMQDALDGVSFVPRAGRSQRLQTGSVSVLCQPVGDALMMVSTRWPKKTEDLDFSIGMTIMAEGHSRFSHCAFVDAHNCMADVASPVALGSKVGNEYLSAAARGIAAAAGGAVHPFRAGVAHVPVPFSREEGFGDIGVQALVIEVDGQRTAYVLFDGNNMVEGLRPAVLAAVAGLVDECEAMTSDSHVVNTISGKNPVGMHVPPERIVPYAVEAVQAAIADLAPARVGAASACCRDIMVFGSNRISELASTVNAMLVFIPPLSLAILLVAFLLSVIAYLVMG, from the coding sequence ATGACAGAGCAGAGCGATGGCAGCGACGTCAGGATGGCCGGGCTGTCGAAGTACATCTTCACGGCGCCGTCATGGCCCCGTTCCCTTGCGATCATCATCATCCTCGGGATGCTCATCGACGCCGCAAGCATGCGGTCGGAGAGCATCGTACTCTTTTTCGGCACCCTTGCCTTCTCCGTGCCCGGCATCCTGACGACCCTCCTGACGCGGCCCCTGATCCGCACCCGGGGACGGATGATCACCTGGAACCGCTCGGCCCTGCTGGCGGCGGCGGGAACGGTCTTTGCGGTGATCGTCGCCATATTCCCGGTGGCGCTCGGGCTGGCGGCCTACCTCCCGCTCAGCTTTGCGATCGCGATGGGACTCGTCTTCGGGATCAGGATGCTCGTACTGGCGGCGATCGCCGATTACCACCTTTCCCGCGTCGTTCTGCCGGCCCTGCCGCAGAGCGTGCTCGGGATCGCCGCGGCGTCCCTCTTCTTCGGGCCGGGCTATATCGCCCTCGGGGCGGTGCTGCACCTGGTCTTCGGGTTCGGGTGCCTGCTCTTCATCTGGTTCGTCGAGCGCCCGCTGAACAAGGGCTTCCACATCAGCGCCCTGAACTTCATCAACACGTTTATCGAGCATATGACCGACGGCTCGAAGCGGATGGAGGACTTTTTCCGGGAGATCGGCGAGGAGGTGACGGTGCCGCAGGTCACCCTGGCGTTTGAACGCGAGGGGAAGGACGGCATCATCTTCACCGTCCCGAATGTCCACCCGGGCCCGATGGGGGAGATCGGCGGCGGAAACCTGACAAAGCGGATCCACGACGCCTTCCCCGAGGAGGTGCTCACCACCCACGGGTGTTCGACGCACGACTTCAACCTGGTCTCGGAGTCTGAGTCCGAGAAGATCGTTGCGGCGATGCAGGACGCCCTCGACGGCGTTTCGTTCGTCCCCAGGGCCGGGCGATCGCAGCGCCTCCAGACCGGTTCGGTGAGCGTGCTCTGCCAGCCGGTGGGGGACGCCCTGATGATGGTCTCGACGCGCTGGCCAAAGAAGACCGAGGACCTCGATTTCTCGATCGGGATGACAATCATGGCCGAGGGGCACAGCAGGTTCTCGCACTGCGCCTTTGTCGACGCCCACAACTGCATGGCCGACGTGGCCTCGCCGGTCGCCCTGGGCTCGAAGGTGGGCAACGAGTATCTCTCGGCTGCGGCCCGGGGGATCGCCGCGGCGGCGGGCGGCGCCGTGCACCCCTTCAGGGCCGGGGTGGCGCATGTGCCGGTGCCGTTCTCCCGCGAGGAGGGGTTCGGGGATATCGGGGTGCAGGCGCTCGTGATCGAGGTGGACGGGCAGCGGACGGCCTATGTCCTCTTCGACGGGAACAATATGGTCGAGGGCCTGCGCCCGGCGGTGCTGGCGGCGGTCGCCGGCCTGGTGGACGAGTGCGAGGCGATGACCTCAGACTCCCATGTGGTGAACACGATCAGCGGGAAGAACCCGGTCGGGATGCATGTCCCGCCGGAGCGGATCGTCCCCTATGCGGTAGAGGCGGTGCAGGCGGCGATCGCCGACCTCGCCCCGGCCAGGGTGGGGGCGGCGTCGGCCTGCTGCCGGGACATCATGGTCTTCGGCTCGAACCGGATCTCTGAGCTGGCGAGCACGGTGAACGCGATGCTCGTCTTTATCCCGCCCCTTTCGCTTGCGATCCTGCTGGTGGCGTTTTTGTTGTCGGTGATCGCGTATCTGGTGATGGGATGA
- a CDS encoding carbohydrate kinase family protein, with product MNIPGAAEPISVVGHTAIDHICRVSNFPERHTSVPTIDHQIFFGGGAANIAAGIATLGEPCTLVSAVGSDFPGSAYERHMEELGISRQFFYVDDRPTATAFMFNDEGGDQITFFDWGASRVFETAEAPALDFVHMATADPSFNVRVAEKSDFASFDPGQDISKYSKEQFETILDNITVLFANRHEAAQMARTLGISVHDLAARVEIAVFTMDAEGCMLCIRGERQTVPAVRVKAADPTGAGDAFRAGFLTAYRRGYAPLRCCTIGTVTASFAVEEMGCQTNLPTWQRMAERHEQHFGRLG from the coding sequence ATGAACATCCCCGGTGCGGCGGAGCCGATCAGCGTCGTCGGGCACACGGCAATCGACCATATTTGCCGTGTGTCGAATTTTCCTGAACGGCACACCTCGGTCCCGACCATAGACCACCAGATCTTCTTCGGCGGCGGGGCGGCGAACATCGCCGCCGGGATCGCCACCCTGGGCGAGCCCTGCACCCTGGTGAGCGCCGTCGGGTCTGACTTTCCCGGCAGCGCCTACGAGCGGCACATGGAAGAACTCGGGATTTCCCGGCAGTTTTTTTATGTCGATGACCGCCCGACGGCCACCGCCTTTATGTTCAACGACGAGGGCGGGGACCAGATCACCTTCTTCGACTGGGGGGCGTCCAGGGTCTTCGAGACCGCTGAGGCGCCTGCCCTTGATTTCGTCCACATGGCGACCGCCGACCCGTCGTTCAACGTGAGGGTTGCGGAGAAGAGCGATTTCGCCTCGTTCGATCCCGGGCAGGACATCTCGAAATACTCAAAGGAGCAGTTCGAGACGATCCTGGACAATATCACCGTCCTGTTTGCGAACCGGCACGAGGCGGCGCAGATGGCCAGGACGCTCGGGATATCGGTCCACGACCTCGCAGCCCGGGTGGAGATCGCCGTCTTCACGATGGACGCAGAGGGATGCATGCTCTGTATCCGCGGCGAACGCCAGACGGTGCCGGCGGTGCGCGTGAAGGCGGCCGACCCGACCGGGGCCGGGGACGCTTTCCGGGCCGGATTTTTGACGGCCTACCGCCGGGGCTACGCCCCCTTGCGCTGCTGCACTATCGGGACGGTGACCGCCTCGTTTGCGGTCGAAGAGATGGGCTGCCAGACGAACCTGCCGACCTGGCAGCGGATGGCAGAGCGGCACGAGCAGCATTTCGGTCGGCTCGGATAA
- a CDS encoding cupin domain-containing protein → MKESRIVDLFDEAKIIYPEKEVDAKETAWYEHPAFKGVFLKDLIRGKDTGGQFSCHIVMIEKGCEVGNHSHNVQWEFNEAIDGKGVFILGDKEIRFNAGYSFVTPPGVEHTVIAEGKDLYILAKFVPAI, encoded by the coding sequence ATGAAAGAATCGCGAATCGTCGATCTGTTTGATGAAGCAAAGATCATCTATCCGGAGAAGGAGGTTGATGCAAAGGAAACGGCATGGTATGAACATCCGGCTTTCAAGGGAGTATTTCTCAAAGACCTCATCAGAGGAAAGGATACGGGAGGCCAGTTCAGCTGCCATATCGTGATGATTGAAAAAGGATGCGAAGTGGGCAATCACTCCCATAACGTCCAGTGGGAGTTCAATGAGGCCATTGACGGAAAAGGAGTCTTTATTCTCGGGGATAAAGAGATCCGGTTCAACGCCGGGTACTCCTTTGTCACCCCGCCGGGGGTGGAGCACACCGTCATTGCCGAAGGGAAAGACCTCTATATATTGGCGAAATTCGTCCCCGCCATCTAA